In Microplitis mediator isolate UGA2020A chromosome 2, iyMicMedi2.1, whole genome shotgun sequence, a single window of DNA contains:
- the LOC130663684 gene encoding uncharacterized protein LOC130663684, with the protein MTKDISVPDHVWDMIFRKIKSPSLLMKLREVNKYFSEKINGIFEDTCMWKNLCTPRIESWIYNILKLKYPYSIHRGTDVLSHKNFKDHYISFQKWRRVLTLAKPKINVNYQKFFRENEEITCNHVFANYIIFGTNLGRVHYAEISRPDLLFMTAKFKNPIREIKFWFTDSENIIIVIVTERNELKFWHWSRNIEISSLMSYTVQHIDVGLDNRCFVVNNLVITEFKYENNRLFPMRQCRIPYDNLAESRFLSMYNLSDKFIVMVKNREVINVYETNFPSTYSENLILEESYTSNYNMTFDENKYIASSIPTKESGFVMNEEEILVTDKYSGQKWIHYKLNKRNTDATKGKLVYGSMFANIYFLCWDRGSVDKVTIKKTKNRTGFVMKKFKKSLTFNEPIIAINFTESNNNSYAIFTTKRSSYYLTK; encoded by the exons atgacaaaGGATATTTCTGTTCCAGACCATGTCTGGGATATGATTTTtaggaaaataaaaagtccTTCTCTGCTGATGAAACTCCGtgaagttaataaatattttagcgaaaaaataaatggtatttttgaagacaCGTGTATGTGGAAAAATCTTTGTACTCCGAGGATCGAAAGTtggatttataatattttgaaactaAAATATCCTTACAGTATTCATCGAGGAACTGATGTTTTGTcccataaaaatttcaaagatcATTACATAAGTTTTCAAAAGTGGCGGCGAGTATTAACTTTGGCGAAGccaaaaataaatgtcaattatcaaaaattttttagagaaaATGAGGAAATAACTTGCAATCATGTCTTTG ctaattatataattttcggAACTAATCTCGGACGGGTACATTATGCTGAAATTTCAAGACCAGATTTACTTTTTATGAcagcgaaatttaaaaatcccattagagaaattaaattttggtttactg atagtgaaaatattatcattgttattgTGACAGAAAGGAATGAGTTAAAATTTTGGCATTGGAGTAGAAACATCGAAATTTCATCTTTAATGTCTTATACCGTTCAACACATaga tgttGGTCTAGACAATCGATGTTTTGTTGTAAACAACCTTGTCATCACGGAATTTAAATATGAGAACAATCGACTATTTCCTATGAGACAATGTCGAATTCCTTATGATAATTTAGCTGAATCAAGATTTCTTTCAATGTACAACCTGAGCGATaaa TTCATAGTCATGGTAAAAAATAGAGAAGTCATTAATGTATATGAGACAAATTTTCCCAGCACATATtcagaaaatttgattttggaAGAATCATATACAAGTAACTATAACATGActtttgatgaaaataaatatattgcaTCTTCTATACCAACAAAAGAGTCTGGATTTGTCATGAACG aAGAAGAAATACTAGTTACTGATAAATATTCGGGACAAAAATGgatacattataaattaaacaaacgAAATACCGATGCGACGAAGGGTAAACTTGTATACGGTTCTATGTTTGCGAATATTTATTTCCTTTGTTGGGATCGAG gaTCGGTTGATAAAGTTACTAtcaagaaaactaaaaatagaaCCGGCTTCgtaatgaaaaagtttaaaaagtcACTGACGTTTAACGAACCAATCATCGCTATTAATTTTACagaatcaaataataattcgtATGCCATTTTTACTACTAAAAGATCATCATATTAtttaactaaataa